CGCATCGACTTCATCGAGGATGCAGAAAGGGCTAGGTTTGGTCAGGTAGAGCGCAAAGAGGAGGGCAATGGCCGTCAGCGCCTTTTCCCCACTGGAGAGCTGGGCTAGGGTGCTAGGGCGCTTGCCGCGTGGTCGGGCTAGAATTTCGATAGGTGATTCTAGCGGATCGTTGGGGTCCAGCAGCTTGAGATCGGCTGCAGCGTCATCGCCAAAAAGCTGACGAAAGAGCTGTTGGAAGTTGCGTCGAATAGTTTCGAACGTTTCCAAAAAACGTTTGACTGCCGTTTGATTGATTTCCCCGATTGTGGTCTGTAGGGTTGCTTCGGCCGATTCCAGGTCTTGCTGTTGGGCAAGCAGAAAATCCAGTCGCGTTTTTTCTTGGTCGTATTGCTCTAAGGCGAGCTCATTCACAACGCCTAAGGTTTCAAGGCGGCGTCGAAGTCTTTCGACTTCTTCGCGGGCCTGGCCTGCATTGAAGTCGCTTGGGGGATCGGGCAGCTGATGGGGGTTGTCAATACCCAGGTGCTCCCGGCTATGGACCAGGAGCCCCTCAAGGCGCGTGCGCGCTTCGGTCAGACGCAGATCGTATTGCTGTGCTTGTTGCTGTGCCTCTTCGTAGGCTCGGCGCAGTTCACGGAGTTGTCGTTCGAGGCGTTCGGCAGCCGCGCGTAGTTCCAGCGTGTGGGTGCGCAAGCGCTGCACTTCGGCTTCGATGGGCGGTTGGGCAGTGTTCAAAGCTTCCTGTTCTTGCCGGACAGCTTCACGTCGGTCCTGATCTTCGCGAAGGCGCTGCGTCCATTGCGCCAGCTGGTGCGCAAGTTCTTGTTGCCGACGGTGCAGACCATCCAGGCGCTGCTTTATTTGCCGGCGTTCTTGTTCCAAATTTTCCTGGCGATTTCGGGCTTCAGCTGCTCGGAGCTGCACCTGGCTTAGCTGTTCCATGGCTGCGTGGTAAGCCTCTTCGGCTTGGCGAAACTGGCCTTCTGCTTCTTCGAGTGCTGCTTGGTAGCGGCGCAGGTCCAACTCGGCTTGATGTACCTTTTCCTGCTGAGTTGCCAGTGCAGCTTCAAGGGCAGTTTGTTCTTTGCTGAGTTCGTTTGCGCGCTTTTTTAGTGCCTCGGAACGGTGCCTATGGTTTTCCTGCTCGATGTTCAGACGCAGCAGGTGTTGTTCTTGAATCCGTAGGGTTTGTTCAGCTTTTTGCAAAGCGTTGTGCTGCTGTTCGAGCGGGAGGTTTTGCAGGGTTTGGGTCAAGCGCTGCATGGCTTGCTGCAGACGTGCCCGTTCTTCTTCCAGCACCTGCTGCTCTTGGCGCAACGCTGCCAGGCGGTCGCGGTGATCTAAGCGGCTGCTAAAAGAAGCGCGGGGAGGCTGGGTGCTGCCTCCATGCCACCAGCCCCGGCTATCGATCCATTCCCCTGAAGGGGTGAAAAAGCGTGCCGGAGCAGGGGTGGCTAGGGCGGCCTGGCGTGCGGCTTCGAGATCGTCCACCAGGTAGGTGTGGTGCAAAAGTAAAGCCGCCAGTGTGCGCAGCTCAGGGCGGGCTAGCCGTACGTGTGCAAGTAATGGCTGGGCACCGGGTAGCTCAAGAGGCAGGGGTGGAGGAGAGAGGCGTTCCAAGATGATGAACGTCGCGCGACCCTTTTGGGCATTGCCGAGTAGATCCAGTGCGCGTTGGGCCTCGGCTTCGGTAGCGACTACAATCCAGGTGGCGCGTTCGCCAAGAGCCGCCTCCAGGGCCGGCTGCAGCTCAGGAGCAATGCCCAGCACGTCGGCTACGGTTTCCAGTGGGGCATTGGACCATCCCGGCGTGCGTGCCAGAAAGGGTACAGCATCGGGGAAGGATTCATATGCCGAAAGCAACCCTTCCAGTAGGCGGATTTCCGCCAAGACAGCTTCGCGGCGGCGCTCTACGTGATGGAGCTGCTGGCGATGCGCTTCATAGGCGGCTTGGAGTTGCTCCTGTTGGGTTTGTAAGGTAGCCAGTTCCTCTCTTAGGATTTCAAGCTGCTGCCGTGCTGCTGCCTGCTGGGCGCTTAGTTGGTGCTGTTGCGCCTCGAGGTCCTGGAGCTGACGGGTGATGGTCGCGCGTTCCGTTTCGATGCGCTTGCACTCTTGTTCTAAAAATTCACGCTGGTTGCTAAGGCGATCCAGCTGCCGTTGGGCTTCATGTAGGGTTTGCTCGGCTTGCTGCAGCTGGCGCCGCGCTTGGTGCACAGCTGACTGCCGCTGCGTCAAGATCGATTGGGCTGTTTCGCGGGCTTGGATGGCTTTTTGCAGTTCGGTCTCCGCTTGCTGGCGCTGGGGGATTGCCTCTTGAAGGGCTGCTTCGACCGTCGCAAGGCTCTGTTGCAGCTGCGCTTCAAGGCGGCGAGCTTCGGCCAGTTCTTGTTCAAAGCGCGATTTTTCACGCCGCGCGTTCGCAAGGCGTTCTTCCAGCAAACGCGTTTCACTTTCCAGTGCTTGAAGCTGGCCTTGCAGGTTGCGCTGTTGAGCTAAGGCAGCCTCGAGCGCACTTTCTACTTGGGCAAGCTGTTGACGAAGGGTTTCCTGCTCGGCCTCTAAGGCTGCGTAGCGCGTGCGGATCTCACGCAAGCGCTGCTGAGCCTCCTGATGTGCGTTGCTAAGCGCATCGATCTGTAGGCGGAGTTGTTCATAATCATGACGCACGAGCGCCTGCTCTAGCGCTCGCAGCGCTTCACGATGGCGGCGGTACCGCTCAGCCCGATCGGCTTGCCGCTTGAGCGTATCAACCTGGCGCTGGACTTCTTCGATCACGTCACGCAAACGCGCTAGGTCGCCCCGCGTAGCTTCAAGCTTACGGAGCGTTTGCGTACGACGAAGTTTATAGCGGGTGATACCAGCAGCTTCTTCAAAAAGGTGGCGGCGATCTTGGGCATTGTCTGAGAGAATCTCTTCAATCATCTTGAGCTCAATGACCGAGTAGGCACCAGCGCCCATACCGGTGTCCATAAAGAGCTCCTGGATGTCACGCAGGCGACAGACCGTACCGTTGAGGAGATACTCTGACTCACCAGAGCGATAAAGCCGCCGGCCAATGGTGACCTCACTGTAGTGCAGGGGGAGCACGCCACGCGTGTTTTCGACCGTGAGCAAGACTTCGGCCATGCCAACAGGCTTACGGCGTGCTGTGCCGTTAAAAATCACATGCTCCATGCGCTCGGACCGGAGTACACGGGCCCGTTGCTCCCCAATGACCCAACGAACCGCATCGACCAGATTCGACTTGCCGCAGCCGTTGGGTCCAACAATAGCCGTAATGCCGGGGTCAAAGTACAAAACTGTCCGATCAGCAAAACTTTTAAATCCCTGCAGTTCGAGCTTGCTGAGGTACATGGTTTGCCCTTTCTCCTAGGAAAGCCGCCCAAAATAATGCTTCTTGAATCCTATAGCAAGGTAGGCCACCGAGCAACGCTATCCTGAAAAACATCACTAGCATAAGCCGATTGGCTGAAAGTTCAAAATGGCTTGCTAGCGGCTAGATCGTCCGCTTAAGGATCGCGTTCCCGCGCTTGAGGCGCAGCTCCAGGAGCATTCCCCAAAAGCTCCGGTGCTGAAGTTTGCGTCGCAGCCTTTGGGCGTTCACGAGGTTAGTGTTCTGAATATGCACGCTGCCGCTTGTTGCTCGGCATTCTATCCAGAGGAAGGGCTTGCGGCTTCATCGGCCTGGCGCGTAATCCACGCTGCTGTCTTTTGGACTACTTCACGCGCGTTTTTATAAAGCTTATCCTCAGCTATAGGATGAGGACGCATGCCGCCGTGATTGATGTCGTTACGTATGTTGCTGAGCGTATTCCACAACTCGGCCAGCTCACGCTCTTCGGCCGAGTATTGATCGCACTGGTTTTTATCTTGCAGCCCCCTGCTGAGTGCTCCTAGGCAGCGTTCGAGCGCTTCTCGTTTTTCACACGGATTTTCCCCTCGATCTAAGGCATATCGGGTGACGACCGCCTCCCGGGCTGTGGTGACCGCTTGCTGCACCAGGTCAAAGTCCAGCATGAGCTGGATTAAGGCGGCTTGGCTTTTGAGACCTTCACGTGTGGATGGATGGGCTGCGCCTAGAGGACGAATGCGCTTTTGGGTTTGGTCGAGCAGTACACCTAAGGGACGCAGCGAAGGAAGCGTCTGGACGTCCTGCTGCACCTTGTCCAAAGCCTCAAGCAGCTGTGGGGCAAGCTCTTGGTGCACCTGCTGGATCCGAACCAACTGAAGCCCTTGGGCAAAACGCTTCAAAGAAGATGCTGCCTTAGCAGCAAACTTTGCGCGTTTTGCGTTAGGGGTTAAGTAGGTGGTTTTGTGAACATCTTTTATTAAATCGGCTAGGTCCTTACTCTGACCGTAGTGCACAAACTGGTGAACGGCCACGCTCCAATTGATGAGCTGAACAAACGGCATTAAGTCGAAAACGGGCACCTCGCCAGTTGCTGCGTCTCTGGCCTCGAAAGCGCCGTAAACGATATGTTCGATCTGGACTGACCGAACGGTGCGCAAGAAGTACGCCGCAGCCAGCGCCAGCATGGGCTGCGTGCGAAAGCTATGCGTCACGTCGACAATCAGGGTAGCGCCTTCAGGCACATGCTCGGTAAGTACCGTGAAAAGCTCCCAAAGCTCTTCCTCGGTTTTTCCTGAAGGAATAGAAATGGCTTCAAAGGAGTCGCTAAGCGCTGCGCTATGTTTTTGGGCTGCCTCTGGGGTGCAGAGGATCAGCACCCGATCGGGCCCAAAGAAGTGCTGAGCCGCTTCATGAAAGTAAGGTGTTTCGTAAATCTGTCCGTTGTATTGGTACCGACAACGCTGATAGTCGCCAGCACCAAGGAAAGAAATTTGAATACGCATACGCCTACTGGAGGCGGGTGGATTTGTAGGGAATGCCGAGTGTTGTTAATGGCGGTTTTGCGTTTGTGGACAAAATAATCAAAATTGCGCACTGTAGGATTTACCCCTATGCCCGCGAGCAGGTCACTAGGCACTTCGGGTAGTTGTCCACATCATGGAGGTGTATTTCTTAGCCAAAGACACGTCTCAAGGGTGGCGCGTTAGTCCAGAGCATTTCAGCGAACTGTTTAAAAACGCGCTTTGCCCCACAGGTAAGGCTGAAGGGTCATGAAGCGATGCTTAAGTGCCCGGGGAGGGACTCGAACCCCCACGGCCCCGAGGGCCACGTGATTTTGAGTCACGTGCGTCTACCGATTCCGCCACCCGGGCAGATCTGCCGCAGTGAACCTTCATCCCAAAGTTTCGGTTTCGGAGGGCGCACATTTTTCTGCGCAGCCTTTAGCGAGCGCGTTATTCTGCACGATTCGGGGGGTTCCAGCGGCGTGCAGCTTCAAGTAAAGCCATCACTTCTTCGTCGCTGACCGGGCGGAAGTCCTCGTACCACTGACCGACGGCTACAAAGTCTTCGGGCATTGCCACGCAAACCAGGTCGTCCACTTCGGTCTCGAGCATCTCGGCTGTTTCGGGAGCACAGACGCCGGCGGCCAGCACAATCCGGCGGGGTTGCTGCAGGCGTAGTGCGCGCACGGCTGCGAGCGCTGTTGCCCCGGTAGCCAGGCCGTCATCGACCACAATCACCGTCCGGTTGCGCACTTCAGGGAGAGGTTGGTTCCCTTGGTAGCGTTGCATGCGGCGCTCCAACTCTTGCTGTGCCTGCCGAGCGAGTTGACGGGCTTCTTCCGGGGTAATACCCAGGGCGTGTAAGGCATGCGCATAAAAAAAGGCGATGCCTCCAGGGGCGACGGCCCCGATGGCCAGCTCAGGCTGTTGTGGTGCACCGATTTTGCAAGCGACAAGAACGCCCAGTGGTGCCTGAAGGGCTTGGGCAATTTCGTAGGCGACCACTACGCCGCCACGCGGCAGTCCCAGCACGAGTGGGGCCTCGGCCCGATAAGGCAACAGGTGCTGTGCCAGTTGTCGGCCGGCGTCGGAGCGATCGCGGAAGCGAACAAAAGCAGTCATGTTGCGCGTATGATGGCAGCAGCCACGCGTTAGGGGTTGGGAGTCATGGCACAAGATACGCCATCCTGGTTTCGAGAGCTCGACCATACGGCCGACACGGGTATTGAGGTTTGGGCCGACGGTTTGGCAGTGCTTTTTGAGCGGGCAGCCTGGGGGTTGTTTGCGATCATTACCGATCCCGAAAGCGTCGTACCTCGGGAGGCGATGGCTTTTACGGTGGAAGCACCGGACGTGCAGGCGCTTTTGGTGCGTTGGCTCTCGGAATTAAACTATGAGCACATTACCAAACATTGGGTCTTTTCACGGTTTGCTGTGCAGCAGCTTAGCGAGCAGCAGCTGCAAGCTCTGGCATGGGGTGAGCCCATTGATCCTAAGCGGCATCCCATTTATACCGAAGTGAAGGCCATTACCTACCACGGACTGATTTTGCAACACCAAAATGGGCAGTGGTATGCTCGAATTATTTTCGATCTTTGACTGACGGACAAGCAGTTCTAGTACGGCAGCGATCGATATGGACGTGAAAATCTTCACCACCGGTGGTACGATCGATAAAGTGTACTTCGATGCGCAGAGCGTCTACGAGGTAGGCGATCCACAGATTGTAGACATCCTGCACGAGGCCAATGTTACGCTTACGTGGGACCTAGAGACGCTTTTCCGAAAGGATAGTTTGGAATTGACCGATGAAGACCGGGCGTTTATTGTAGAAAAAGTGCGGCAAGAGCCTTGTGCGCGTATTCTCATTACGCACGGTACCGATACCATGATTGAAACCGCCCGGGCGTTGCAAGGCATTCGGGATAAGACGATTGTGCTGGTTGGGTCGTTGAGTCCAGCCCGTTTTAAGCGGAGTGATGCCGAGTTTAATATTGGTTTTGCCCTGGCCGCTGTGCAGACTCTACCACCAGGCGTGTACATTGCGATGAACGGTCGCATTTTTACGCCCGAGCGCGTTCGGAAAAACCGGGAGGCCAACCGCTTTGAAGCTATTTAACGGGAACGAACCGTGTAGCTTCCGGGTGTGAGCCCACTGGCGAAGGCAACCGCTTATGTAGCAGCTCACCCATGGCCGCTCGGGTTGAGATCTCCGAGGAATTGGTAGCCCGCGCCCGTACGGGCGAGGCTGAAGCCCAAAATCAACTCTTAAGGCACCTGGAGCCTGTGCTTCGGGCGTTTTTTTTGAAGCGTCTGGGTGCAATTCCAGAAATTGACGACTTGGTTCAAAATACGCTGCTTCGTGTACATACAGGCCTGACCGACCTGAAAGACAACGGTCGGCTGAAGGCCTTTGCCATGAAAGCAGCCTTGTTTGAACTGCAGGATTGGTATCGGGGGCGTTACCACGGCCGCGAGCGGCTTTTTGATCCGGATCGGCCGCCACTGGCATGGATGCATGACAAAGCGGCGGAGCAGCGACTGGATATCGAACAAGCACTGGCTGCGCTGACGCCACGCGCCCGCCGCATCTTGGAGTTGCGTGCTTACGGCTATCGCTATCAGGAGATCGCGCGCTTGCTCCAAACTACCGAAGCAGCGGTCAAGATGCAGGTCAAGCGGGCGTTTGAGAAAATGCGCCAGTTGCTTGTGTTGCCCTGGAGTGAGTAAGACCTGTTACCTTGGAAACGCATTGGGCGGCTACACTGTAGTGTGCAGTTAACCTTTGTTTGAAGGGAAACGGTCATGGATGCCTTCCCGGAGCTGCTGCCGTTTTGGGATGAACTGTCGCCTGAGGCTCGGGCAGCCCTTCAGGAACTGCTCAGGCAGGATCCTGTGCTGATGCAGGTGTTGGCAACGTGGGAAGCAGTGCAGGCACAGCTGCACCGTGCCCTTGAAGGAGCCGTGCCTGATCGCAGGCTTTGGGTCCTTTACGCCCTAGCCCGGAGTGGGCGCCGGGAGGCGCTCTCTGCCGAAGAGCAAGCCTTGCTCGAATCAGCAAAACCTGTACTCGAGCAGGCGCTGGCTGTTCACCCGGGTCTGGCCGATGTCGTGCGAGACCTTGAGGCAGCATGTGCTGATTTTGATGAGGTTTGGAAGGCACACTGTGGTACGGATGCTACCTTTGCAACCGATCGAGGGCCTCGGCCCTTGCACCGCCGGGCTAGGGGTTATCGATGGGGCGTGCGCTTGGCGCTTGGCGGCGTCGTACTGGCCTTTGCTGGGCTGCTCTGGTGGCAGCAACGCACCGCGTGGTTGACCCAGATCGTGGATGCTGGTGCAGTGCAGACGCTTACGCTTCCCGACGGCTCCTCAGTACGGCTTGTGGGGCCAGCCGTGCTGCGCTACGCGGAACACTTCAACCGTCGCGTGCACCTTGAGGGTCAAGCTTTGCTGCAGGTGCAGCCTTCGCAAGGGTCTTTTGTGGTAGAAACGCCCGAAGCCCTGATAACCGTGCAAGGCACGCGTTTTGGCGTACGTGCCTGGAAGGACACCACCGAGGTCATTCTGGCTCAAGGTCGGCTAACCGTGCATGGAAGACAAAACCGTGCACTAGCTGTTGCGCTGTCGCCAGGTCAATTGGTTCGCGTTGCAGCTGATGGGCAAATAAGCCCACCCACCATGGTTAACGTGCCCCAAGCGTTGCAGTGGACAGGTTTGCATGTGTTTGAGGGCGTGACCATGGCTGAAATTGCCCGCCATCTTACAGCGTTTTACCAGATGCCGATCCTTGTCGACACGACTTTAGCCGATGAGCTTGTGGTAGGTACTTTTGCTCAAACGCAACCGCTAGAAGAAATTCTTAGTGCGCTGGCAACAACGCTGGGTGCGCGTCTGGAGCAGCAAGACGGTAGCTATCGCCTCATGCCTGGGCGATAAATTTCGCGTGACAACTCTGCAGCTCGCCGTGCGTAAGATAGGAGCGTTCCTAAACGAGCGGGCTGCGCGCCAATGCGAGCATTTCGCTGCATCGCCTGGATATGTCTATCTTGGATGGTAGGATGCCTGGTCGTCCAAGCGCAGACCGTCTCCATTCATCTTGCGCTTGAGGATGTCCCGCTCGAAGCCGCCTTGCAGCAGCTTAGCGGGCAAACCGGAGTACGGTTGATCTATGCCCAACGCCTAGTAACCGGTCAGCGCAGCACCTGCCACTATCGGGGCAACCAACTTGAAGCTGCATTGGCGTGCATCTTAAACGGGTCGGGTCTGCGGGCCCAGCGCATTCAAGACGGGCAATATGTGCTGGTCGCTACGCATATTACCCGCCGCTCATGGGGACGGCAAACCGGTATGCTTTCTGGATTTGTGCTGGATGGACAAAGTGGCGAAGTGCTGCCCGGAGCACATATCTACCTCCCAGACCTGCGCCGAGGCACAACCAGCAACGCTGCCGGCTATTTTGCCTTGCCTGCGCTTTCAAGGGCTTTTTATCGCGTGCGCATTACCTATTTGGGCTATGCCCCAGTGGATACGGTGCTCTGGGCTGGGGGCGAGCCGCTGATGGTGCGCCTAAGACCTGTCGCACTTGAAGTTAAGCCGCTCGTTGTTGACGCTGGCCGTTTGGCCCTGGAGCAGCAACCGACCACTACCGGAGCTTTAATGCTCCCGGTGGCTTATTTGGAACGTTTCCCCTCTTTTCCAGGAACGCAGGATCTGCTCCAAACGCTACAGTGGTTTCCTGGCGTGCAGCGCTCTGGTGAAGTGAACGGGGGCTTAAGCGTGCAAGGCGGAGCGCCGGACCAGAACCTCTACCTGCTCGATGGGGCACCGGTATACCATCCTTGGCATGCTTTCAGTCTGATTTCGACGTTTCAAACCGAAACGTTCAAGAGCATTCGGTTTTACCGAGGCATTTTCCCTGCTGCTTATGGTGGTCGGCTCAGTGCTGTACTGGAGGCCGAGCTGCGCGACGGCAACCAGGAAAAGCCACAGGCCGTATTGGGGCTAAGCCCGCTTAATGCCCGCTTTGTGGTTGAAAGCCCGCTAAATACCCACAGCTCGTTTATGGTCTCGGGCCGGCGTTCCTATCTCGATCAGCTTATAGGGCGACAGCATCCTGTCGAGGACGCCTCGGGCCGACGGGATACGTTGCGTACAGGCTATTATTTTTATGATGTAAGCGCCAAATTGACCTACCGCCCTGGCGTACGACATCGCCTATCGGTCAGTTACTACGAAGGGGGGGACGATCTAGACCTACGGCTGCCGTTTGATTTTTCGCTGGACTTTTCTTCGTGGCTGCGTCCGGCAGATCTGTTTTTTGAAGTGGCCCAGCACTGGGACAATCGCTTAGCCAGCCTACGTTATCAATACTTGCCTACGCGGCGCTTTTTTGTAAGTGCAGTAGCGTATTGGTCGGGTTACCAAGCGCAAGAGTCGTTTTTTGTCAAGCCTACAGGTGCGGCTGCTGTGGCGTCGGATTATACCGTTCGCCTAGAAGACTTTGGCGTGCGTTTAGAAGCGAACCACTACGCTTCGCTTATGCACGAAACGCAAGCCGGCTTGCAGCTGGTGTGGCGGAGCTTCCATAGCACCTTAGATGCTTGGGTGAAACGGGCGCCTTTAGCTGTGGATACCCTAGCCCAAATCAGCCGGCAGCAAGCGCTTGAAGCCGCCGTCTACGGACAGCATGTATGGCGTCCAACAACGCGGTGGGAAGCTGAGTTAGGCCTGAGGGTGAGCTGGTTTGATGCGCTGCCACTCGAGCTAGAACCACGCTTGGCCGTGCGCTACAGCCTGCTTCCTGGGGTTTGGGTTGCTCGGGCCAGCCTAGGACGCTCTGTGCAGTACTTGCATCAATTGCGGGATCGGTATTCCTATGTGTACGATGTGGTCTCTTCGCGCTGGATTCCTGCCGGACTTACTGTGCGGCCCGCGGTTGCCTGGCAGGGAGCAATGGAGCTGGAAGGGCACCTGCGTCCAGGGGTGACGATGCAAGCGCAGCTCTACTATCGGCATCTGTTGCAGCAGCTGTTACCCTACGATGAATACCAGACCAAAGATGGTTTGGAGGGACCGGGCATTGAGATGGGGGTGCTCCTAGGGCAGTACACGCCGGCTCGGGCGCGAGCCTACGGGGGAGAGCTGCTGGTACGCTTGGACCGAGAGCCTTGGCATCTTTGGCTAGCTTATCAGGCTGGCCGATCACTTAACCGCGCCCAGCACGAAACGCGCTACCGGCCAGCACGCTTTGAGGTCCCGCAGGCCTTGCGCACCGTGATGGGCTACGACCAATCGCGCTGGAGCTTTACGCTGGCCGCCGAACTGCGCAGCGGCTACCCCACGACCGTCCCGGTAGCACGCTATGCCCTTGGCGACCCTTTAGCGCCCGAGCCGATTGTGTACCTCTACCGTCCGGAAATTAACAACGGTCGCCTGCCTCCCTACTGGCGCATTGACGGACAGCTTACCTATCGTTTTCACTGGCTAGGCGCAAACTGGCATGCGGCACTTTATCTCTACAACCTGCTCAATCGGCGTAACGTGATCGATCGTCGTTACGAACCTGCGCCTACGGGCGTGCGCCAAATCGACCGTAAAGGACTGCCACTGCTACCATTGATTGAGTTGCAAATGAAGCTATGAGGCGCTGGCTTGTGTTTGGCTTGCTGGGGTGTTGGCTCCTGGGCTGCGATACACTCATGCCGGGTAGCGAACCCGTGCTGGTCGTCGAGGCGTTTTTCCAAACGGGGGCGCCGCCACCAGCCATCCGTCTCCGACAAACTGGCCCCCTCTATAGCGCCTCAGTACCGGCTGTTACCGATGCGCAAGTGACGCTGCAGGTGGATACACTGCACATCCCCTATCAGCCTGATGCAGCCGTACCCGGTGTTTACCAGCCCCTAGGGGCTCTCACGCCCTTGCAGGCTGGACAGGTGGTGCGCCTTCAGGTGTTTTGGCAAGGAATCCAAGTTCAAGCTATCGATACGCTTCCACCGCCTATTCGGATCGACAGCGTACAGGTGATGGTACCTGAATCTCCAGTACAAGCCGTACTACTCGACTCACTCCTCCTAAACGATTCATTGGCTACGGGTGCGCGTTTTGGCTACTTGTATCCTGTCACGGTTACGCTGTGGTGGCAAGCGCCGATCGAAACGCAGCGCCTCTACTGGGTGCGCCCACACCTGCGGCCTGAAGTGTCTTTTTCTTCCACAATAGTTGATCTCTTCTTGCGCACTGAGCAAATTCTGCGAGAGTCGCAAAGCGATCAGAATAGCCGTGGGCAGCACTACTGGACCGGTGTGTATGCGATACCGGTGGAGAAAGCCCACGACCCGCTTCCTCCGCACAGGTTGCGTGTGGCCCTTGTGCGGAGTGGGCAGGCCTATGCTCGTTTTGCTTCCAGCCGGAAAGCGCCCGAACGTCGAGAGCCCGTTTCCAACGTGGTTGGAGGCTTAGGTATTGCAGCAGCACTTGCGCTGGATTCTTTATTCCTCACCGTTAGGCCGTTGCCATGAAACCCACTCAGTACAAACCGCACTTTCAAGAGGGGCTGGTGACGCGTCTTAGGCCTCAGCAAAAGGATTCGGAACGTTTTGCCCTTTTTGTAGCTGATCGCTTTGTCATGGAAGTGCACTGCGAGCTGTTGGCCGCCTTTGGAGTGCAAGAGGGACAGGTGCTTTCGACCGCGGCTCAGCAAGCCCTCTACCGGGCAGAACAGGAGCGGCAAGCACGCGATGTCGCCTTGCATTACCTAAAGCATCGTCCGCGCACTGCACAGGAAATTACGCGTCGCCTGGAACGTGCAGGTTTTGACGCAAGCAGCATCCAAAG
This sequence is a window from Rhodothermus bifroesti. Protein-coding genes within it:
- a CDS encoding DUF4249 family protein, producing MRRWLVFGLLGCWLLGCDTLMPGSEPVLVVEAFFQTGAPPPAIRLRQTGPLYSASVPAVTDAQVTLQVDTLHIPYQPDAAVPGVYQPLGALTPLQAGQVVRLQVFWQGIQVQAIDTLPPPIRIDSVQVMVPESPVQAVLLDSLLLNDSLATGARFGYLYPVTVTLWWQAPIETQRLYWVRPHLRPEVSFSSTIVDLFLRTEQILRESQSDQNSRGQHYWTGVYAIPVEKAHDPLPPHRLRVALVRSGQAYARFASSRKAPERREPVSNVVGGLGIAAALALDSLFLTVRPLP
- a CDS encoding TonB-dependent receptor, which translates into the protein MRAFRCIAWICLSWMVGCLVVQAQTVSIHLALEDVPLEAALQQLSGQTGVRLIYAQRLVTGQRSTCHYRGNQLEAALACILNGSGLRAQRIQDGQYVLVATHITRRSWGRQTGMLSGFVLDGQSGEVLPGAHIYLPDLRRGTTSNAAGYFALPALSRAFYRVRITYLGYAPVDTVLWAGGEPLMVRLRPVALEVKPLVVDAGRLALEQQPTTTGALMLPVAYLERFPSFPGTQDLLQTLQWFPGVQRSGEVNGGLSVQGGAPDQNLYLLDGAPVYHPWHAFSLISTFQTETFKSIRFYRGIFPAAYGGRLSAVLEAELRDGNQEKPQAVLGLSPLNARFVVESPLNTHSSFMVSGRRSYLDQLIGRQHPVEDASGRRDTLRTGYYFYDVSAKLTYRPGVRHRLSVSYYEGGDDLDLRLPFDFSLDFSSWLRPADLFFEVAQHWDNRLASLRYQYLPTRRFFVSAVAYWSGYQAQESFFVKPTGAAAVASDYTVRLEDFGVRLEANHYASLMHETQAGLQLVWRSFHSTLDAWVKRAPLAVDTLAQISRQQALEAAVYGQHVWRPTTRWEAELGLRVSWFDALPLELEPRLAVRYSLLPGVWVARASLGRSVQYLHQLRDRYSYVYDVVSSRWIPAGLTVRPAVAWQGAMELEGHLRPGVTMQAQLYYRHLLQQLLPYDEYQTKDGLEGPGIEMGVLLGQYTPARARAYGGELLVRLDREPWHLWLAYQAGRSLNRAQHETRYRPARFEVPQALRTVMGYDQSRWSFTLAAELRSGYPTTVPVARYALGDPLAPEPIVYLYRPEINNGRLPPYWRIDGQLTYRFHWLGANWHAALYLYNLLNRRNVIDRRYEPAPTGVRQIDRKGLPLLPLIELQMKL